The Streptomyces puniciscabiei genomic interval CTCCACGCCGCTGAAGGAGTACCGCGCGACTTCCTCGCCGCCCGCCACGATGCGCAGGTAGCCGGGGGCGATCTGCGACATCTGCCCGGCGCCGTCGATGGTCGCCGTGAAGGACAGCTTGTGGATGTGCGACGGGATCCGGTCCAGGGTGACCCGGAACGACTCGGTGTCGCCCGCCTGGGCACCCAGCAGCTGGACGGACTCCTCCGGGGACTTCGGCTGGTTGAAGAAGACGAAGTACCGGTCGTCGGAGAGGCGCTCGTGGGCGTCCAGACCGAAGCAGCTGATGTCGAAGGTCAGTCCGGGGGCGGAGATCTGCACGCCTACGTACAGATCCGTGCCCGCGGTGAGGTCACTGATCCTGGCCTTGTGGCCGCGTTGGAATTCCCTGGCCATGCGTAACGACCGTCCCCCATCCCGAATGTGAGTGCGTCGCGCCAGGCTAACGGCAAAGTCCGACATCACACGCAGCCGGTACAGACCCGGTACACAACCGCGCCCGGAGGGGGACGGACGGCGCCCGGCTCACTCCCCGCGCACCCCGGGCAGATGCGGCAGCCGTTCCGCGGCGACCACCCCTTCGAGGTAGCCGCGGGCCCGCTCGGTGCGCGGGTACGCCTCCAGCAGCCGCCAGAAGTCCGGTCCGTGACCGGGGACCAGCAGATGGGCCAGCTCATGGCAGAGGACGTAGTCGACGACGTACTCGGGCATCCCCTGCAGCCGGTGCGAGAGCCGGATGCTGCCCTCGGCCGGGGTGCACGAGCCCCAGCGCGTGTTCTGGTTGGTGACCCACCGTACGGAGGCGGGGCGCGCCCGGCCGTCGAAGTACTGGGCCGACAGCCGCTCGGCACGCTCGGCGAGCTCGGCGTCGCCGAGCACCCGCCGGCTCTCCTGCGCGGCGAGTTTGTCGAGCATGACGGTGATCCAGCGCTGTTCCTCCGCCTTCGACATCCGGGCGGGGATCAGCACGACGGTGCGATCGCCCTCGCGGTACGCGGAGACCGTCCGGCGGCGCCGGGAGCTCCTGCGGACCTCGATCGCGCTCGCCCCCGAGCCGCCGGGCGGCTGGCTCGTCGTGCTGCGCTGTGGCTTTCCGGCGCGGTGCAGTGGGTCGGCGGGCACGCCCCGACGTTACCCGCTGGGTGTGGCCGAAGTCCCGGCTCAAGGAGGGTTCGATGCCGATCCCCCACCATGCGTTTGATTCCTATGACTCCTACGACTGATCCGCACATCCGGTTTGTGATGCTCCGCACGCCCGGTTCGACACTCTTTATCCAGTCCTCTTGTATGAGAAATACCCCCAACCTGTGGATAACCCTCTGCGCCGGGCGGCCGGTCGCGGCATGCTGGCAGGCGTCGGGGGAACGTGACCGGTTCCACCGGCGACGAGACGTTCGGGATGCTTTCCAGGGATACGGGGGGCCAGTCATGCATCCGGTGATGAAGCCCGCGCTGCGGCGCGGCTGGCGTGATCGCGAGACCGTGCAGTTCGGGATGACCGCGGCGCACGCGCTGACACTGGGACCGATGGACCCGGCGACGCGCGGCTTCCTGGATCTGCTGGACGGCACCCGCGGGCTGCCGCTGCTCCGCGAGGAGGGCCGCCGCATGCGGCTCCCGGCCGGCCATGTCGACACCCTGCTGGCACGCCTGACCCGCGCGGGCCTGATCGACGACGCGCGCGGCGGTGGACGGGCCGCCGACGCCCTGCGTGCGAAGACCGACGTCCTGCGGCATCTGCGCCCCGACCTCGCCGCGCTGTCCCTG includes:
- a CDS encoding M48 family metallopeptidase is translated as MPADPLHRAGKPQRSTTSQPPGGSGASAIEVRRSSRRRRTVSAYREGDRTVVLIPARMSKAEEQRWITVMLDKLAAQESRRVLGDAELAERAERLSAQYFDGRARPASVRWVTNQNTRWGSCTPAEGSIRLSHRLQGMPEYVVDYVLCHELAHLLVPGHGPDFWRLLEAYPRTERARGYLEGVVAAERLPHLPGVRGE